In one Niallia taxi genomic region, the following are encoded:
- a CDS encoding ABC transporter ATP-binding protein, whose protein sequence is MTKIFKRLWTYQVSIAIALILMLTELAVELVQPLIMAKIIDDGLAQENTETVILWGSILVGISLLAFAAGIINTFYSAHVSQNFGYSLRKELYSIIQYFTFANSSKFASSSLITRLTNDITQLQNMIFMGLRFLLRSPLLIIGGIIMSFVVNARLALLLAVTIPVIILMFIWVIRKGGRMFKKVQGKLDFVNNVMLENLTAVKLIKAYVRKRFETDRFIFASDDLRRNTEKALRLMEITVPLLLFIMNLCIIAILWLGSGQIAAGQTQVGDVVAIINYSLRITSSLSVITMLIMVVSRCKASADRLQEVFDIEEKDSSGHGNASKQLEINGKLEFKDVAFAYPNTEYSVLAGISFTVQPNEVVAVMGITGAGKTTLFQLIPRLYEPTKGAVYIDGTDIREYNLDSIRKQIGYVPQVSLLFTGTIKENIRWGNPFATDNEIVKAAKDAQIHDTIMKLPMKYDTRIGQKGINLSGGQRQRLSIARALVRKPKILLLDDSTSALDLQTEKELLQAISTYNATALLITQKISTARKANRILLMEEGKILAYAPHDQLLKENKLYQKIVESQLGKEEASHV, encoded by the coding sequence ATGACAAAAATTTTTAAAAGGCTTTGGACATATCAAGTCAGCATCGCCATTGCACTAATTCTAATGCTGACAGAACTTGCAGTAGAGCTGGTCCAGCCACTTATCATGGCAAAAATTATTGATGATGGTCTTGCACAGGAAAACACAGAAACAGTTATTCTTTGGGGAAGCATCCTTGTCGGCATTTCACTGCTTGCTTTTGCTGCAGGCATTATTAACACTTTTTATTCCGCTCATGTCAGCCAAAATTTTGGCTACAGTCTCCGAAAAGAGCTTTACTCAATCATTCAATACTTCACATTTGCCAACAGCAGCAAGTTTGCCAGCTCTTCCTTAATAACAAGGCTGACAAATGATATTACACAGCTGCAGAATATGATTTTTATGGGTCTGCGTTTTCTGTTAAGGTCACCATTATTAATAATTGGAGGAATCATCATGTCCTTCGTTGTCAATGCAAGACTAGCTCTTTTGCTTGCAGTGACAATTCCTGTGATTATCCTAATGTTTATTTGGGTTATTCGCAAAGGCGGAAGGATGTTTAAAAAAGTACAAGGGAAATTGGACTTTGTGAACAATGTTATGCTTGAAAACTTAACAGCCGTAAAGCTGATTAAGGCATATGTTCGAAAACGGTTTGAAACAGACAGATTTATTTTTGCCAGTGATGACTTAAGAAGAAATACAGAAAAGGCACTAAGGTTAATGGAAATTACCGTTCCACTCCTTTTGTTCATTATGAATTTATGTATTATTGCTATTCTTTGGTTAGGGTCAGGTCAAATTGCAGCAGGGCAAACACAGGTTGGGGATGTTGTGGCAATCATAAACTATTCCTTAAGAATAACCTCTTCTTTATCTGTCATAACCATGCTGATTATGGTTGTATCCCGTTGTAAGGCATCTGCAGACAGGCTGCAGGAAGTATTCGACATAGAAGAAAAGGATAGCAGCGGACATGGAAATGCCTCAAAACAGCTTGAAATAAACGGGAAATTAGAATTCAAAGATGTTGCTTTTGCTTATCCAAATACTGAATACAGTGTGCTTGCCGGTATTAGCTTTACTGTCCAGCCAAATGAAGTGGTTGCTGTTATGGGAATAACGGGAGCAGGGAAAACAACTTTATTTCAGCTTATTCCAAGATTATATGAACCGACAAAGGGAGCAGTTTATATTGATGGCACAGACATTAGAGAGTACAATCTTGACTCCATAAGAAAGCAAATTGGCTATGTTCCACAGGTTTCCTTATTGTTTACTGGAACAATTAAAGAAAATATTCGTTGGGGAAATCCTTTTGCCACAGACAATGAAATTGTAAAGGCAGCTAAGGACGCGCAAATACACGATACGATTATGAAGCTTCCAATGAAGTATGATACTAGAATCGGACAAAAGGGAATAAATTTATCTGGTGGTCAAAGACAAAGGCTATCCATTGCGAGGGCACTTGTAAGGAAACCGAAAATCCTCCTTTTAGATGATAGTACTAGTGCTTTAGATTTGCAGACAGAAAAAGAGCTGCTTCAAGCAATATCCACATACAATGCAACGGCACTGTTAATAACTCAAAAAATCTCAACTGCCCGAAAGGCAAACAGAATTCTGCTTATGGAGGAAGGCAAAATCCTTGCATATGCCCCTCATGATCAGCTGCTGAAGGAAAATAAATTGTACCAGAAAATAGTAGAATCACAGCTAGGTAAGGAGGAGGCAAGCCATGTATAA
- a CDS encoding ABC transporter substrate-binding protein — MKNVFRKGLGLFTIALLLLLTACSGVANTGTNSGGSKGNTMYIGLVNAPVSFNPINSSDIAASWLEKFMFDTFLEMTGPLEFTPKLADSFETEDNQTFTIKLNEKAEWSDGTPVTANDVAFTMNLVANPKTETAIGTYLTIIDGLNESGKFPEGVTEIPSLTIVDDKTIQFKTKTPVDPNMVKEQLGSKFMILPEHVLKDVAPEDLQKDPFMQKPTVTNGPFKFVQYAKDQYVEYKKNDNYYLGEVQLDKMFVKIMPAANLVAQLQTGEIQMNAAGGIGKIAVQDFDTVKGFENVTTKTEKTYGYQNMMFNTEKITDEKVRQAFAYAIDREKIVDQLLKGEGEIVDGPYTSISPYLDKDLATYTYDPEKAKQLLEEAGWDFDKTIDFVVPIGNKVREQSADIIAQNLEAIGLKLNTTTYDFPTIMSKAKAGEFDLLLMGFTNTIDPDVTTVYGSNATSNYTNYSNPEVDKLLLAGKQEPDTEKRKEIYNELQAIWSKELPVFTLYSDFDFGAISKDVAVGGPKVFGFHNELYKWTMTGAE; from the coding sequence ATGAAGAATGTATTCAGAAAAGGATTAGGCTTATTCACGATTGCGCTCCTGCTTTTATTGACAGCTTGTTCTGGTGTGGCAAACACTGGAACAAACTCAGGGGGATCTAAAGGCAATACAATGTATATTGGACTAGTAAATGCTCCAGTCAGCTTCAACCCTATTAACTCATCCGATATTGCGGCTTCATGGCTGGAAAAATTTATGTTCGATACATTTTTGGAAATGACAGGGCCACTGGAGTTTACTCCTAAGCTTGCAGATTCATTTGAAACAGAAGATAATCAAACATTCACAATTAAGTTGAATGAGAAAGCAGAATGGTCTGACGGCACACCAGTAACTGCAAATGACGTTGCATTTACAATGAATCTTGTTGCAAACCCTAAAACAGAAACAGCAATAGGAACATATTTGACGATTATTGACGGATTGAACGAAAGTGGGAAATTCCCGGAAGGCGTTACGGAGATACCATCATTAACAATTGTTGACGACAAAACAATCCAATTTAAAACAAAAACGCCAGTTGATCCAAACATGGTAAAAGAACAGCTTGGCTCTAAGTTTATGATTCTTCCAGAGCATGTATTAAAGGATGTAGCTCCAGAAGACTTACAAAAGGATCCATTCATGCAAAAACCAACTGTAACAAATGGACCATTCAAGTTCGTACAATATGCTAAAGACCAATATGTAGAATATAAAAAGAATGATAATTACTATTTAGGTGAAGTACAACTCGATAAAATGTTCGTGAAAATTATGCCTGCAGCAAATCTTGTTGCACAGCTTCAAACAGGCGAAATTCAAATGAATGCTGCCGGTGGTATTGGTAAGATTGCTGTACAGGATTTTGATACAGTGAAGGGTTTTGAAAATGTAACAACAAAAACAGAAAAAACGTATGGTTATCAAAACATGATGTTCAACACAGAAAAAATCACGGATGAAAAAGTCCGCCAAGCATTTGCTTATGCGATTGACCGTGAAAAAATTGTTGATCAGCTGTTGAAGGGCGAGGGGGAGATTGTCGACGGACCATATACATCCATCAGTCCATACTTGGATAAGGATTTAGCAACATACACTTATGATCCTGAAAAGGCAAAACAACTGCTTGAGGAAGCTGGATGGGACTTTGACAAAACAATTGACTTTGTTGTACCTATCGGAAATAAAGTCCGTGAGCAATCAGCTGACATCATTGCTCAAAATCTAGAAGCAATTGGCTTAAAACTTAATACAACAACATATGATTTTCCAACTATTATGTCAAAAGCTAAAGCAGGCGAATTCGATTTGCTGTTGATGGGCTTCACGAACACAATCGATCCTGACGTAACAACTGTTTACGGAAGCAATGCTACAAGCAACTATACAAACTACAGTAATCCTGAGGTTGATAAGCTTCTGCTTGCTGGTAAACAAGAGCCAGATACAGAGAAGCGTAAAGAGATTTACAACGAGCTTCAAGCAATTTGGAGCAAGGAATTGCCAGTATTCACCCTTTATTCAGACTTTGACTTCGGAGCAATTTCAAAAGACGTTGCAGTCGGCGGTCCAAAGGTATTTGGCTTCCATAATGAGCTGTATAAGTGGACAATGACAGGAGCAGAATAA
- the opp4C gene encoding oligopeptide ABC transporter permease yields MSIPNAKLGTELPINQMPVAVKEELGNEESYLKLITKRFFKHKLAVVGMIIFSLIVLMALFAPLIAPHNPYAVEGEFAAAPSSEHLLGTDEVGRDLFSRLIYAARVSLSVGVGAVAIYVAIGTVLGAIAGYFGKWVDMVIMRLTDVFMSFPYLMVILVLVSIMGPKLINVILVLGLLGWPSIARLVRGSVLSIKEMDYVKAGVALGFSTPKIVFQHILPNCIAPILVNATFGIASAIIMEASLSFLGMGVQPPTASWGNMLTEAQSITVLASQPWLWIPPGIMILLSVLSINFMGDGLRDAMDPKSLK; encoded by the coding sequence ATGAGTATACCAAACGCAAAACTTGGTACAGAATTGCCGATTAATCAGATGCCTGTTGCTGTTAAAGAGGAGTTGGGCAATGAAGAAAGCTATTTAAAGCTAATAACGAAACGTTTTTTTAAACATAAGCTGGCAGTTGTCGGGATGATCATTTTCAGTTTAATTGTGCTGATGGCACTCTTTGCTCCGCTTATCGCTCCCCATAATCCATATGCTGTCGAAGGGGAGTTCGCTGCAGCACCTTCTTCAGAGCATTTACTTGGAACAGACGAGGTAGGCAGAGATTTATTCAGCAGACTTATATATGCTGCTAGAGTCTCCTTATCCGTAGGTGTTGGCGCTGTTGCCATTTATGTTGCCATTGGCACAGTGTTAGGAGCAATTGCCGGATACTTTGGTAAATGGGTAGATATGGTTATTATGCGCTTAACAGATGTATTCATGTCTTTCCCATATTTAATGGTTATCCTTGTTTTGGTAAGCATCATGGGACCGAAGCTAATTAACGTTATCCTTGTTTTAGGCCTGCTAGGCTGGCCGTCCATTGCAAGGCTTGTGAGAGGGAGCGTTCTTTCCATTAAGGAAATGGACTATGTTAAGGCAGGAGTCGCGTTAGGATTTTCAACACCAAAAATCGTGTTCCAGCACATACTGCCAAACTGTATTGCTCCAATTCTAGTAAATGCAACATTCGGTATTGCTTCTGCGATTATTATGGAGGCTTCCTTAAGCTTTCTCGGCATGGGGGTTCAGCCGCCAACAGCAAGCTGGGGAAATATGTTGACTGAAGCACAATCAATTACGGTATTGGCATCACAGCCATGGCTGTGGATTCCTCCAGGTATCATGATTTTACTTTCCGTTCTATCCATTAACTTCATGGGTGACGGACTGCGTGATGCAATGGATCCAAAAAGCTTGAAGTAA
- a CDS encoding ABC transporter permease → MLQYIIRRVLIAIPVLFGVTIFNFFIINMAPGNPVDMYLNPDATEADAEAKKEALGLNDPIYVQYIRWLGNLLHGDFGFSYTTYEPVLDLIMNRVGPTLLLMGAALVIAYIIAIPIGILSASKQYSWIDYLTTTFSFLGVSIPSFFLGLGAIYLFSLVLGILPTGGMFTLGSTGGFMDTFIHLLLPAAILGTGIAGSTVRYVRSSMLEVLGQDYLRTARAKGLKEFVVTNKHALKNALIPIITIIGMEIPVLIGGAVVTEQIFQWPGLGQLTIQSISSRDYPTLMAINFLAAFAVLFSNLLTDILYSVVDPRIKYS, encoded by the coding sequence ATGCTACAGTACATTATCAGAAGAGTATTAATTGCCATTCCAGTATTGTTTGGGGTTACAATTTTTAATTTTTTCATCATTAATATGGCACCCGGTAACCCTGTTGACATGTACCTTAATCCGGATGCCACAGAAGCAGATGCAGAAGCAAAAAAGGAAGCGCTCGGATTGAACGATCCAATATATGTCCAATATATCCGATGGCTTGGCAACCTGCTTCACGGTGATTTTGGCTTTTCCTATACAACATATGAACCCGTTCTTGACTTAATCATGAACAGAGTTGGTCCAACATTACTCCTGATGGGGGCAGCACTTGTCATTGCTTATATTATTGCGATTCCAATTGGAATTCTCAGTGCCTCAAAACAGTATTCTTGGATTGATTATTTGACAACAACATTTTCCTTTTTAGGTGTTTCCATCCCAAGCTTTTTCCTCGGTCTTGGCGCAATCTACTTATTTTCATTAGTGCTGGGCATACTCCCTACTGGTGGAATGTTCACATTAGGAAGTACGGGCGGCTTTATGGATACATTTATACATTTGCTGCTTCCGGCAGCCATATTAGGAACAGGGATAGCAGGAAGCACGGTCCGTTATGTAAGAAGCAGCATGCTAGAAGTGCTTGGGCAGGATTATTTGCGGACAGCTAGAGCGAAAGGACTAAAAGAGTTTGTTGTCACAAATAAGCATGCTTTGAAAAATGCTCTTATTCCCATTATTACGATTATAGGTATGGAAATACCAGTGTTAATCGGCGGTGCAGTTGTCACAGAACAGATTTTTCAATGGCCCGGTTTAGGTCAATTAACGATACAGTCCATTAGTTCCAGGGACTATCCAACATTGATGGCGATTAACTTCTTGGCAGCATTCGCGGTGTTGTTCTCTAATTTGCTGACAGATATTCTTTATTCTGTTGTCGATCCACGCATCAAATATAGCTAG
- a CDS encoding ABC transporter ATP-binding protein, giving the protein MSMITLPKKDGILGQLSEPLLEIKNLKKYYPIKKGVLSKTVGHVKAVDGLDFSIYPGETISLVGESGCGKSTTGRAIVKLDPPTEGSVLFEGKDMADLSKGELRKIRTQMQIIFQDPYSSLNPRKRIGDLLAEPLLAHKLASKEEVSKKVDQMLETVGLTKFHKGRYPHEFSGGQRQRIGIARALMLNPKLIVCDEPVSALDVSIQAQVLNLLKDLQKEFNLTYLFIAHGLGAVKYISDRIAVMYLGKIVELGKTADIFSKPKHPYTQALLSAYPIPNPHLRNRERIVVEGDVPSPANPPKGCRFHTRCPFAASICKEKEPVLSGDNHTVACHFPLS; this is encoded by the coding sequence ATGAGCATGATAACTTTACCTAAAAAAGACGGAATATTAGGACAATTAAGTGAGCCTCTTTTGGAAATTAAAAATCTCAAAAAATATTATCCAATCAAAAAAGGAGTTTTATCTAAAACAGTAGGTCACGTAAAAGCAGTAGACGGACTAGATTTTTCTATCTATCCAGGTGAAACAATTTCACTTGTTGGGGAATCAGGCTGCGGCAAATCTACGACAGGCAGAGCAATTGTAAAGCTGGACCCTCCTACTGAAGGGAGTGTGCTGTTTGAAGGAAAAGATATGGCGGACTTAAGTAAAGGAGAATTGCGGAAAATCAGGACACAAATGCAAATCATTTTCCAAGATCCCTATTCCTCTCTAAATCCGCGTAAAAGAATTGGGGACCTTTTGGCAGAGCCGCTTTTGGCACATAAGCTTGCCTCTAAGGAAGAGGTCAGCAAAAAGGTCGATCAAATGCTAGAGACAGTTGGATTAACAAAGTTTCATAAAGGCAGATACCCGCATGAGTTTTCAGGTGGACAGCGACAAAGAATTGGAATAGCCCGGGCGCTAATGCTGAATCCGAAATTGATTGTTTGTGATGAGCCTGTGTCTGCACTGGATGTTTCTATCCAGGCACAAGTGCTGAACCTGCTCAAGGATTTGCAAAAGGAATTCAATTTAACGTATCTGTTCATTGCCCACGGTCTTGGTGCAGTCAAATATATTAGTGACAGAATCGCTGTCATGTACCTTGGGAAAATCGTTGAGCTTGGTAAAACGGCAGATATATTCTCGAAACCAAAGCATCCATATACACAAGCATTATTAAGCGCCTATCCGATTCCAAACCCGCATTTACGAAATAGAGAGCGCATTGTAGTTGAAGGTGATGTACCAAGTCCGGCAAATCCTCCTAAAGGCTGCAGATTCCATACGAGATGTCCATTTGCGGCAAGTATTTGTAAAGAAAAGGAGCCTGTTTTGAGCGGGGATAACCATACGGTAGCCTGTCATTTTCCACTATCATAA
- a CDS encoding ABC transporter ATP-binding protein produces the protein MGNNILEVDKLQTAFKTDKGEVISVEEVTFQLEPGETIGIVGESGCGKSVTSLSIMRLLGTHGFIKKGSIKLNGKDLAQVSEAEMRKVRGNEISMIFQEPMTSLNPVFTIGNQMVELIRLHMDYSAKEAKKYAVEMLQKVGIPRAEVIIDEYPHSLSGGMRQRVMIAMALSCKPKLLIADEPTTALDVTIQAQILELMKSLKKESNTSIMMITHDLGVIAEMADKVIVMYAGQVVEEADVFTLFDEPKHPYTKGLIESIPHLEYDSDQKLYSIPGSVPTLQQMPKGCRFHTRCPYATEKCVTDRPPHLAVDGNSNHKVRCWLYEEVGSKTRTHTSGSEVNV, from the coding sequence ATGGGGAACAATATCTTAGAAGTAGATAAACTGCAAACGGCTTTTAAAACAGATAAGGGGGAAGTCATTTCTGTCGAAGAAGTGACTTTCCAGTTGGAGCCTGGTGAGACAATCGGAATTGTGGGTGAATCTGGCTGCGGAAAAAGTGTTACTTCTTTATCTATCATGAGACTTCTAGGAACACATGGTTTTATAAAGAAAGGCTCTATTAAGCTGAATGGCAAGGACTTGGCACAGGTCTCGGAAGCAGAAATGCGAAAGGTCCGCGGCAATGAAATATCCATGATCTTTCAGGAGCCGATGACATCCTTAAATCCTGTCTTCACAATAGGAAACCAAATGGTTGAATTGATTCGTCTGCATATGGATTACAGTGCAAAAGAAGCAAAGAAGTATGCGGTCGAAATGCTTCAGAAGGTGGGAATACCAAGAGCAGAAGTAATCATTGATGAATATCCCCATTCTCTTTCAGGGGGGATGAGACAGAGGGTTATGATTGCAATGGCGTTGTCGTGCAAGCCGAAGCTGCTGATTGCAGATGAGCCGACAACAGCCCTTGATGTAACAATCCAAGCTCAAATCCTTGAATTGATGAAAAGCTTAAAAAAGGAATCAAATACATCTATTATGATGATCACCCATGACTTAGGCGTTATCGCTGAAATGGCTGATAAAGTAATTGTCATGTATGCAGGGCAGGTTGTAGAAGAGGCTGATGTGTTTACATTATTTGATGAACCGAAGCATCCTTATACGAAGGGCTTGATTGAATCCATACCACATTTGGAATACGATTCAGACCAAAAGCTTTATTCGATTCCAGGTTCCGTACCGACATTGCAGCAAATGCCAAAGGGGTGCCGCTTTCATACAAGATGTCCGTATGCCACGGAAAAATGCGTAACTGACAGACCTCCCCATTTAGCTGTTGATGGCAACAGTAATCATAAAGTGAGATGCTGGCTTTATGAGGAAGTAGGCAGCAAGACAAGAACACATACTAGTGGAAGCGAGGTAAACGTATGA
- a CDS encoding M20 family metallopeptidase codes for MLSKWYEEIEAMYDSMVEWRRHLHENPELSFQEANTSKMIGDLLESFGIEVRRNVGGNGVVGKIYGSKPGKTIALRADFDALPIQDEKEVPFKSKIDGVMHACGHDGHTATLLAVAKVLNDNKEHLAGNIVLLHQHAEELPPGGAITMIEDGCLDGVDVVFGAHLASGNALGEVLYGVGPTSAASDTFELKLQGKGGHGASPHQTIDSIAIGAQIANQLKHIVSRRVNPQKPAVISIGSFHAGNAGNVIADTAELTGTVRTFDDDVRDLIEKEMDELISGVCKAFHATYEFNYTRGYPSTVNTKEETDILVECVKANLPEQKLVEIIKPGMGGEDFAYYLQHRPGTFFSVGARNEEIGAVYPHHHPMFTFDERAMLDTAKIFLSLVDYYINPEKAGALVESSTI; via the coding sequence ATGTTAAGCAAATGGTATGAGGAAATAGAAGCAATGTATGATTCTATGGTGGAATGGAGACGGCATTTGCACGAAAATCCTGAGCTTTCCTTTCAAGAAGCGAACACGAGCAAGATGATTGGAGATCTGCTGGAGAGCTTCGGAATCGAAGTACGAAGGAATGTTGGAGGAAATGGAGTTGTTGGGAAAATCTATGGATCAAAGCCGGGAAAAACCATTGCGTTAAGAGCAGACTTTGATGCATTACCAATCCAGGATGAGAAGGAAGTTCCTTTCAAATCAAAAATCGATGGCGTTATGCATGCATGTGGACATGATGGCCATACAGCAACATTGCTTGCTGTAGCTAAGGTGCTGAATGACAATAAGGAACATCTTGCTGGCAATATTGTTCTTCTCCATCAGCATGCAGAGGAACTCCCGCCAGGAGGCGCAATCACAATGATTGAAGACGGATGCTTGGATGGAGTAGACGTTGTGTTTGGAGCACATCTTGCTTCAGGAAATGCTCTCGGAGAGGTGCTATACGGAGTTGGCCCTACATCTGCTGCAAGTGATACTTTTGAATTAAAGCTTCAAGGCAAGGGTGGTCACGGAGCATCACCACACCAAACTATTGATTCCATTGCAATTGGGGCGCAAATCGCTAACCAATTGAAGCATATTGTCAGCCGCCGTGTTAATCCGCAAAAACCAGCTGTCATTTCAATCGGGTCATTCCATGCCGGAAACGCAGGAAATGTTATTGCTGACACTGCAGAATTGACAGGCACAGTCCGAACTTTTGACGACGATGTTCGTGATCTTATTGAAAAAGAAATGGATGAGCTAATTAGTGGAGTGTGCAAGGCGTTTCATGCTACCTATGAATTTAACTATACAAGGGGCTATCCTTCGACTGTGAATACGAAGGAAGAGACTGATATTCTAGTAGAATGCGTTAAAGCAAATTTACCAGAACAGAAGCTTGTGGAAATTATTAAGCCAGGGATGGGCGGCGAAGATTTTGCCTATTATCTTCAGCATAGACCAGGAACTTTCTTTTCAGTTGGTGCCAGAAATGAAGAAATTGGTGCTGTTTATCCGCATCATCATCCAATGTTTACATTTGATGAGAGAGCGATGCTCGATACAGCTAAGATTTTCTTGAGTCTTGTCGATTATTATATCAATCCAGAAAAGGCTGGTGCATTAGTAGAATCTTCTACTATATAA
- a CDS encoding amidohydrolase, with the protein MLQNWHEELEGMFDQMVEWRRHMHQYPELSFQEVETPKMIADILEGFGIEVRRNVGGRGVVGKIYGAKPGKTIALRADFDALPIQDEKEVSYKSKVDGVMHACGHDGHTATLLAVAKVLQDNRESIAGNVVLLHQHAEELSPGGAKAMIEDDCLEGVDVVFGAHLSSLSELGKYYCKPGYSQAAADAFEITVTGKGGHGSSPHETVDAIAVGTALVTQLQFIASRRVDPLNPVVLSVGSFHSGNAKNVIASKATLTGTVRTLDKDLRVFMEEEIRLMAEGICESMQATCEVNYIKGYPAVFNHEEEVAVFEKAIADSLDKEMIVRSSPIMGAEDFSYYLLEKPGMFFHTGARVEGEQSYPHHHPMFDFDEKAMIYAGKAFLSIVDHYIAVKSEEEVAEAVQ; encoded by the coding sequence ATGTTACAAAATTGGCATGAAGAACTAGAAGGTATGTTTGATCAGATGGTGGAGTGGAGAAGACATATGCATCAGTATCCAGAACTTTCGTTTCAAGAGGTAGAAACCCCGAAGATGATTGCGGATATCCTAGAGGGATTTGGAATTGAAGTGAGACGCAATGTAGGTGGAAGAGGTGTAGTTGGCAAGATTTATGGTGCTAAACCAGGAAAAACAATTGCGCTCCGAGCAGATTTCGATGCACTGCCAATCCAGGATGAAAAGGAAGTTTCCTATAAATCAAAGGTAGACGGAGTCATGCATGCTTGTGGACATGATGGACATACTGCCACATTGCTTGCTGTAGCCAAGGTACTTCAGGATAACAGGGAAAGTATCGCAGGCAATGTTGTGCTGCTGCACCAGCATGCAGAGGAGCTTTCGCCAGGAGGAGCAAAAGCAATGATTGAGGATGACTGCCTAGAAGGAGTCGATGTAGTATTTGGAGCGCATCTTTCCAGCTTGAGTGAATTAGGAAAATATTATTGCAAACCAGGCTATTCACAAGCGGCAGCTGATGCATTTGAAATAACGGTAACAGGCAAAGGGGGACATGGCTCTTCACCACATGAGACAGTCGATGCCATTGCTGTTGGAACTGCCCTTGTCACACAGCTGCAATTTATTGCAAGCCGCAGAGTGGACCCGTTAAATCCGGTTGTGCTGTCAGTCGGTTCCTTCCACAGCGGTAATGCCAAAAATGTTATCGCGTCAAAGGCAACATTGACTGGAACGGTAAGAACACTTGATAAGGATCTGCGTGTATTTATGGAAGAAGAAATACGCTTGATGGCAGAAGGGATTTGCGAAAGTATGCAGGCAACTTGTGAAGTGAATTACATAAAGGGTTATCCTGCAGTATTTAATCATGAAGAGGAAGTGGCTGTTTTTGAAAAGGCAATTGCAGACAGCTTAGATAAAGAGATGATAGTCAGGTCTTCACCAATCATGGGCGCAGAGGATTTTTCCTACTATCTTTTAGAAAAGCCAGGTATGTTCTTTCACACTGGTGCAAGAGTAGAAGGGGAGCAAAGCTACCCGCACCACCATCCAATGTTTGATTTTGATGAGAAAGCGATGATTTATGCAGGTAAAGCATTTTTGAGTATTGTTGACCACTATATTGCTGTGAAATCGGAAGAAGAGGTGGCCGAAGCCGTTCAATAA